A single genomic interval of Juglans regia cultivar Chandler chromosome 1, Walnut 2.0, whole genome shotgun sequence harbors:
- the LOC109011536 gene encoding dnaJ protein ERDJ2A, whose amino-acid sequence MAASEENSALFPIFILTIMALPLVPYTIMKLCRAASKKAKSIHCHCYCSECSRSGKYRKSIFKRISNFSTCSNLTLILLWVVMIVLVYYIKNMNREIQVFEPFSILGLEPGASDSEIKKAYRRLSIQYHPDKNPDPEANKYFVESISKAYQALTDPISRENFEKYGHPDGRQGFQMGIALPQFLLDIDGASGGILLLWIVGVCILLPLVIAVVYLSRSSKYTGNYVMHQTLSAYYYLMKPSLAPSKVMDVFIKAAEYMEIPVRRTDDEPLQKVFMLVRSELNLDLKNIKQEQAKFWKQLPSLVKTELLIQAQLTRESATLPPSLQGDFRRVLELAPRLLEELMKMAVIPRTAQGHGWLRPAIGVVELSQCIIQAVPLSAKKATGGSAEGIAPFLQLPHFSEAVIKKMARKKVRTFQELRDMSLPERAELLAQIAGFSPDNVQDVEMVLEMMPSITIEVACETEGEEGIQEGDIVTVQAWVTLKRVNGLIGALPHAPNYPFHKEENFWFLLADPVSNNVWFSQKVSFMDEAAAIAAVSKSIEDSMEGSGASVKETSVAVREAVEKVKAGSRQVMGKFQAPSEGNYNLTCYCLCDTWIGCDRKTNFKVKILKRTRVGTRGGLVTEEGPITEDGVEEEEENEEEEYDDYESEYSEDEVDGQDAKKKGPAANGTVHKGGSSSEGSGTDDE is encoded by the exons ATGGCTGCTTCAGAGGAGAATAGCGCTTTGTTTCCAATTTTTATTCTGACAATAATGGCCCTGCCATTGGTGCCATATACAATTATGAAGTTATGCCGAGCCGCCTCAAAGAAAGCAAAGAGTATACACTGCCACTGCTACTGCTCCGAATGCTCTCGTTCGGGAAAGTACCGCAAATCTATATTTAAGCGC ATTTCAAACTTCTCGACTTGTAGTAATTTGACTCTGATACTGCTTTGGGTTGTCATGATTGTCCTGGTTTATTACATTAAAAATATGAACCGCGag ATTCAAGTTTTTGAGCCTTTCAGTATTCTTGGATTAGAACCTGGAGCTTCCGATTCAGAAATAAAGAAAGCATATAGAAGACTATCTATTCAATACCATCCTGATAAAAACCCAGATCCAG aggCCAACAAGTATTTTGTGGAGTCTATATCAAAGGCTTATCAAGCTCTGACAGATCCAATATCACgtgagaattttgagaaatatggCCATCCGGATGGCAGGCAG GGTTTTCAAATGGGCATAGCTCTCCCTCAGTTCTTGCTAGATATTGATGGGGCATCTGGTGGAATACTTCTACTTTGGATTGTTGGTGTCTGTATTCTTTTACCTTTAGTGATAGCTGTTGTTTATCTCTCGAGGTCTTCAAAATATACGGGAAATTATGTGATGCATCAAACACTGTCAGCATATTATTACTTGATGAAACCTTCTTTGGCTCCAAG CAAAGTCATGGATGTATTTATAAAGGCTGCTGAATATATGGAAATTCCAGTTCGTAGGACTGATGATGAGCCCCTCCAGAAGGTTTTTATGTTGGTCAGGAGTGAGTTGAATCTGGACCTTAAAAACATTAAGCAAGAGCAGGCAAAGTTTTGGAAGCAGCTTCCATCACTAGTTAAG ACAGAATTGCTAATTCAGGCTCAATTAACTCGTGAATCAGCAACCTTGCCTCCATCGTTGCAAGGTGATTTTAGACGGGTGCTAGAACTTGCGCCTCGCCTTCTCGAAGAATTAATGAAG ATGGCAGTTATACCACGCACTGCTCAGGGGCATGGATGGCTGAGGCCTGCAATTGGTGTAGTTGAGCTTTCACAATGCATCATTCAG GCTGTTCCTCTCAGTGCAAAGAAGGCAACCGGTGGATCTGCTGAAGGCATTGCACCCTTTCTGCAGTTGCCACATTTCAGCGAGGCTGTTATAAAAAAGATGGCACGCAAA AAGGTAAGAACGTTTCAGGAGCTTCGGGACATGAGTTTGCCCGAACGTGCTGAGCTGCTTGCTCAGATAGCTGGATTCTCGCCTGACAATGTACAAGATGTTGAGATGGTGCTGGAAATGATGCCTTCTATAACAATTGAAGTTGCATGTGAGACTGAAGGTGAAGAGGGTATACAAGAGGGTGACATTGTCACGGTCCAAGCTTGGGTAACACTCAAACGTGTTAATGGCCTGATAGGTGCCCTTCCCCATGCCCCTAATTACCCATTTCACAAGGAAGAGAACTTCTGGTTTTTGCTTGCAGACCCTGTTTCAAATAACGTGTGGTTTTCCCAGAAGGTTAGTTTTATGGATGAAGCTGCAGCTATAGCTGCCGTTTCAAAGTCAATTGAGGACTCAATGGAAGGATCAGGAGCAAGTGTAAAGGAGACCAGTGTGGCAGTAAGAGAGGCAGTTGAGAAGGTGAAGGCTGGGTCTAGACAAGTGATGGGCAAGTTCCAAGCCCCATCAGAGGGTAATTACAATTTGACTTGTTACTGCTTGTGTGACACATGGATAGGCTGTGACAGAAAGACTAATTTCAAAGTGAAGATTTTGAAACGGACTAGGGTTGGCACCCGAGGTGGCCTTGTCACAGAAGAGGGGCCGATCACAGAGGATGgagttgaagaggaagaggagaatGAAGAAGAGGAATATGACGATTACGAGAGTGAGTACAGTGAAGACGAGGTGGATGGACAAGATGCTAAAAAGAAAGGCCCTGCTGCCAATGGCACCGTGCATAAAGGAGGCTCGAGCTCAGAAGGTTCGGGCACAGATGACGAGTga